In a single window of the Streptomyces sp. NBC_00353 genome:
- a CDS encoding SRPBCC family protein, producing MSTTKANRRHETQIMADPALPTILIIREFDASPGRVFRAYTDPDLVVQWLGPRRLTMRIDEYDARSGGSYRYVHREDDGTEYGFRGVFHEVRLNERIVQTFALDGFRDGVSLETTVFEDLGGRTRVTTKSVMDSIEARDSMIKSGMQRGVREGHERLDELLSGRQNGNADRRTEMEGLRS from the coding sequence ATGAGCACCACGAAGGCGAACCGCCGGCACGAGACGCAGATCATGGCCGACCCGGCTCTGCCCACCATCCTCATCATCCGGGAGTTCGATGCTTCGCCGGGGCGCGTGTTCCGGGCGTACACGGATCCTGACCTGGTCGTCCAGTGGCTCGGCCCGCGTCGGCTCACCATGCGGATCGACGAGTACGACGCGCGCAGCGGTGGGTCGTACCGCTATGTGCATCGCGAGGACGACGGGACGGAGTACGGCTTCCGCGGCGTGTTCCACGAGGTACGCCTCAACGAGCGCATCGTGCAGACCTTCGCCCTCGACGGCTTCCGGGACGGCGTCAGCCTGGAGACAACCGTCTTCGAGGACCTCGGCGGTCGCACCCGGGTCACCACCAAATCCGTCATGGACTCCATCGAGGCCCGCGACTCGATGATCAAGAGCGGCATGCAACGCGGCGTCCGAGAAGGCCACGAGCGGCTTGACGAGCTGCTCAGCGGCCGCCAGAACGGCAACGCCGACCGACGTACCGAGATGGAAGGCTTGAGATCATGA
- a CDS encoding GntR family transcriptional regulator, translating to MIEFVPDQPRWRQVAEVIRQRIVDGTYAPRTRVPSVLQLQAEFGIAAATGQKVHRALREDGLIYTEPGLGSFVARPLPSGGDAPHG from the coding sequence GTGATCGAATTTGTTCCTGACCAGCCACGGTGGCGCCAGGTCGCCGAAGTGATTCGGCAAAGGATCGTGGACGGCACCTACGCGCCGCGCACCCGCGTGCCGTCGGTGCTCCAACTCCAAGCCGAGTTCGGGATCGCCGCAGCAACCGGGCAGAAGGTGCACCGGGCGCTGCGCGAGGATGGACTCATCTACACGGAACCCGGGCTCGGGTCGTTCGTCGCACGCCCTCTGCCGTCGGGTGGCGACGCCCCCCACGGGTGA
- a CDS encoding TIGR03086 family metal-binding protein has translation MTRATDEHRTVAGVFTDRVRAVRPGAWDNPAPCEGWVARDVVRHLVEWFPDFLKAGAGVELPKGPSVDDDPVAAWTVHSDGVQALLDDPATAQRMLSNQHIGEVPLDQAVDRFYTADVFMHTWDLARATGQDERLDPGRCAQLLDGMLPLDDVLRNSGQYGPRVEVPESADVQTRLVAFIGRKP, from the coding sequence ATGACGAGGGCAACCGATGAGCACCGCACCGTCGCAGGGGTATTCACGGACCGCGTGCGCGCAGTGCGTCCCGGGGCATGGGACAACCCAGCGCCCTGCGAAGGGTGGGTCGCCCGGGATGTGGTGCGCCACCTTGTCGAGTGGTTCCCGGACTTCCTGAAAGCTGGCGCCGGAGTCGAACTGCCGAAAGGACCGTCGGTGGACGACGACCCGGTGGCGGCCTGGACGGTGCACAGCGACGGGGTGCAGGCCCTCCTCGACGATCCGGCCACGGCGCAGAGGATGCTGTCGAACCAGCACATCGGAGAGGTCCCGCTGGACCAGGCGGTCGACCGGTTCTACACCGCCGACGTCTTCATGCACACCTGGGACCTGGCGCGGGCCACCGGCCAGGACGAGCGCCTCGACCCCGGCAGGTGCGCCCAGTTGCTCGACGGGATGCTGCCGCTCGACGACGTGCTCCGCAACAGCGGGCAGTACGGACCACGGGTCGAGGTACCCGAAAGCGCCGACGTACAGACTCGCTTGGTCGCCTTTATCGGCCGTAAGCCTTGA
- a CDS encoding PIG-L family deacetylase, producing the protein MTDLPLTLMAVHAHPDDEATGTGGVLARYAAEGIRTVLVTCTDGGCGDGPGGAKPGDPGHDPAAVALMRRQELEASCDVLKVSDLEMLDYADSGMTGWPSNDAPGSFWQTPVQEGAARLAELMRHYRPDVVVTYDENGFYGHPDHIQAHRITMAALEMTALTPKVYWTTMPRSMMQRFGEIMRELHEDMPEPDPAEAAAMAEIGLPDDEITTWVDTTAFSGQKFDALAAHASQGENIFFLKMGNERFGELMGMETFVRVQDATGAVIPENDLFAGLR; encoded by the coding sequence ATGACTGACCTGCCCTTGACGCTCATGGCAGTACACGCCCATCCCGACGACGAGGCCACCGGAACCGGAGGGGTCCTCGCGCGGTACGCGGCGGAAGGCATCCGCACCGTTCTCGTGACGTGTACCGACGGCGGTTGCGGTGACGGACCGGGGGGTGCCAAGCCGGGCGATCCCGGGCACGATCCGGCGGCGGTCGCCTTGATGCGCCGTCAAGAACTTGAGGCGAGCTGTGACGTCCTGAAGGTCAGCGATCTGGAGATGCTGGACTATGCCGACTCCGGGATGACGGGCTGGCCGAGCAACGACGCCCCCGGATCCTTCTGGCAGACCCCCGTGCAGGAAGGCGCGGCCCGACTCGCGGAACTCATGCGGCACTACCGACCTGATGTGGTCGTCACCTACGACGAGAACGGCTTCTACGGCCACCCCGACCACATCCAGGCCCACCGCATCACGATGGCGGCGCTGGAGATGACCGCGCTGACACCGAAGGTGTACTGGACCACGATGCCCCGCTCGATGATGCAGCGGTTCGGCGAGATCATGCGCGAGTTGCATGAGGACATGCCGGAGCCGGATCCCGCCGAGGCCGCCGCGATGGCCGAGATCGGCCTCCCCGACGATGAGATCACCACGTGGGTGGACACCACCGCGTTCAGCGGTCAGAAGTTCGACGCGCTGGCCGCGCACGCCAGTCAGGGCGAGAACATCTTCTTCCTCAAGATGGGCAACGAGAGGTTCGGCGAGTTGATGGGCATGGAGACCTTCGTACGTGTCCAGGACGCCACCGGCGCGGTCATACCCGAGAACGATCTCTTCGCCGGACTACGCTGA
- a CDS encoding M28 family metallopeptidase, producing the protein MNARNRRTTVAAVSVAGLIAPLLLIGSGTASAHSDPAKEAAKLAKKLVKKSNAEDAYEHLKQFQRIADKNGNTRVAGSEGHRKSAEYVEGLLRKAGYSVTRNEFDYPFTETLAQSLRVVSPQQQDVPLIAMTYSASSPVGGITAPVAAVPVDATTGCEPEDYAPGTFTGKIALIKRGGCTFAQKQETAAGAGAVGAIIYNNTEGALNGTLGDPSVAKIPAGGVTQADGEALAAKAAAGAVTVNLEIRTFAETRHTYNVIAETKGGDADNVVMFGAHLDSVAAGPGINDNGSGSAGILDVALNLAHKNVKNKVRFAWWSAEEFGLLGSEAYVNSLSAADLAKVKLYLNFDMIASPNYAQFVYDGDDSDQVGAGPGPEGSAQLERQITDYLDSRGTPQEGTDFTGRSDYGPFIEVGIPSGGTFTGAEGIKTAEQAKAYGGKAGVAYDACYHAACDTLKNINMKAFDVNVDVIANAVGQYAWDTSLLSKPVAPQNTNGSAGSGGGLHEGHDHEVTE; encoded by the coding sequence TTGAACGCTCGGAACCGCCGCACCACGGTAGCCGCCGTATCCGTCGCAGGGCTCATAGCGCCGCTGCTGCTGATCGGATCGGGCACCGCCTCCGCCCACAGCGACCCTGCCAAGGAGGCTGCCAAGCTCGCAAAGAAGCTCGTCAAGAAGAGCAACGCCGAGGATGCCTACGAGCATCTGAAGCAGTTCCAGCGGATCGCTGACAAGAACGGGAACACCCGGGTGGCCGGGTCAGAGGGGCACCGGAAGTCGGCCGAGTACGTCGAAGGCCTGTTGAGGAAGGCCGGGTACTCGGTGACCCGGAACGAGTTCGACTACCCGTTCACCGAGACGCTGGCGCAGAGCCTGCGGGTGGTGTCGCCGCAGCAGCAGGACGTCCCGTTGATCGCCATGACGTACTCCGCCAGCAGCCCGGTCGGCGGCATCACCGCCCCGGTCGCAGCGGTGCCGGTCGACGCCACCACCGGCTGCGAGCCTGAGGACTACGCCCCCGGGACGTTCACCGGCAAGATCGCGCTGATCAAGCGCGGCGGCTGCACCTTTGCGCAGAAGCAGGAGACCGCCGCCGGTGCGGGCGCGGTCGGCGCGATCATCTACAACAACACCGAGGGCGCGCTCAACGGCACGCTGGGAGACCCATCCGTCGCCAAGATCCCGGCCGGCGGCGTCACTCAGGCGGACGGCGAGGCGCTCGCGGCCAAGGCCGCCGCCGGCGCAGTGACCGTCAACCTGGAAATCCGCACCTTCGCGGAGACCCGGCACACCTACAACGTGATCGCCGAGACCAAGGGTGGCGACGCCGACAACGTGGTGATGTTCGGCGCCCACCTGGACTCGGTGGCGGCCGGCCCGGGCATCAATGACAACGGCTCCGGCTCCGCCGGCATTCTCGACGTGGCCCTGAACCTTGCCCACAAGAACGTCAAGAACAAGGTGCGCTTCGCCTGGTGGTCGGCTGAGGAGTTCGGCCTGCTGGGCTCGGAGGCGTACGTCAACAGCCTCTCGGCGGCGGACCTTGCGAAGGTCAAGCTGTACCTGAACTTCGACATGATCGCCTCGCCGAACTACGCCCAGTTCGTCTACGACGGCGACGACTCCGACCAGGTCGGTGCCGGCCCCGGCCCGGAGGGCTCGGCGCAGCTGGAGAGGCAGATCACCGACTACCTGGACAGCCGGGGCACCCCGCAAGAGGGCACCGATTTCACCGGCCGGTCGGACTACGGGCCGTTCATCGAGGTAGGCATCCCCTCGGGCGGCACCTTCACCGGCGCCGAGGGCATCAAGACGGCCGAGCAGGCAAAGGCGTACGGCGGTAAGGCCGGTGTCGCGTACGACGCCTGCTACCACGCCGCTTGCGACACCCTGAAGAACATCAACATGAAGGCGTTCGACGTCAACGTCGACGTCATCGCCAACGCGGTGGGCCAGTACGCCTGGGACACCAGTCTTCTGAGCAAGCCGGTGGCGCCGCAGAACACCAATGGTTCGGCGGGCAGCGGCGGTGGCCTGCACGAGGGCCACGACCACGAGGTCACCGAGTAA
- a CDS encoding GAF domain-containing protein — MTDPWVALTADTDLVVRLGELRHAHEVFTTAGRLELPVRSVVGESWRRSARARVSPDGAAQVELGADELGPYREGHPLARAMPVIRELMSAYATDGEHLLAVCDAHGRLLWVEGHETTRRRAGRMNFVEGARWSESVAGTNAPGTAIAVDRPVQVFAAEHFLRPVQQWTCAAAPLHDPRTGRVLGAVDITGGNRLAHPHSLAFVQAVARAAESQLALLAPSPTPESVQLSALGRDEALLVAGGRKIRLSRRHSEILVTLARHPEGLGGDELLIELYEDESVTPVTLRAELSRLRRLLGPELLLSRPYRFAAPVDADFDTVARRLASGAVAAALSAYAGPLLPGSQAPSVARLRRRLDDQLRASLIARGDPGLLADWAYSPWGEQDLPVWQALAAAAPPGQRPALLARARELDAEQR; from the coding sequence TTGACGGACCCCTGGGTAGCCCTGACCGCCGATACGGACCTCGTCGTACGGCTCGGCGAACTGCGTCATGCACACGAGGTGTTCACCACCGCGGGTCGGCTGGAGCTGCCGGTACGATCCGTGGTCGGCGAGTCGTGGCGGCGCTCCGCCCGGGCCCGGGTCAGTCCGGACGGTGCGGCCCAGGTCGAGCTGGGCGCGGACGAGCTCGGACCGTACCGGGAGGGACATCCGCTGGCCCGCGCCATGCCGGTGATCCGTGAACTGATGAGTGCGTACGCCACGGACGGAGAGCATCTCCTCGCGGTGTGCGACGCGCACGGCAGGCTGCTCTGGGTCGAAGGACACGAGACGACACGGCGACGCGCGGGGCGGATGAACTTCGTGGAAGGCGCCCGCTGGTCCGAGTCCGTGGCGGGGACGAACGCACCGGGGACAGCGATCGCCGTGGACCGGCCGGTGCAGGTGTTCGCCGCCGAGCACTTCCTGCGTCCCGTGCAGCAGTGGACCTGCGCCGCGGCGCCACTCCACGATCCGCGCACAGGGCGGGTGCTGGGCGCCGTCGACATCACGGGCGGAAACCGGCTCGCGCACCCGCACAGTCTGGCGTTCGTCCAGGCGGTGGCGCGCGCGGCCGAGTCCCAGCTCGCTCTGCTCGCACCCTCGCCCACCCCCGAGTCCGTACAGCTCAGCGCGCTCGGCCGGGACGAGGCACTGCTCGTCGCGGGCGGCCGCAAGATCCGGCTCAGCAGGCGGCACAGCGAGATACTGGTGACGCTGGCCCGCCATCCGGAGGGCCTGGGCGGCGACGAACTTCTCATCGAGCTGTACGAGGACGAGTCGGTGACCCCGGTGACGCTGCGGGCCGAACTCTCCCGGCTGCGAAGGCTCCTCGGCCCCGAACTCCTGCTCTCCCGCCCGTACCGGTTCGCCGCCCCGGTAGACGCCGACTTCGACACCGTGGCGCGCAGGCTCGCCTCAGGTGCGGTGGCGGCGGCGCTCAGCGCGTACGCAGGGCCGCTGCTGCCCGGTTCACAGGCTCCGTCCGTCGCCCGGCTGAGGCGTCGGCTCGACGATCAGCTGCGGGCCTCACTGATCGCGCGCGGTGACCCGGGACTGCTGGCGGACTGGGCGTACAGCCCGTGGGGCGAGCAAGACCTCCCGGTGTGGCAGGCGCTGGCCGCGGCAGCGCCGCCCGGGCAGCGGCCGGCGCTGCTGGCCAGGGCGCGCGAGCTCGACGCCGAACAGCGCTAG
- the exaC gene encoding acetaldehyde dehydrogenase ExaC — MTRYAAPGTEDAIVSYESRYDHWIGGAYVPPTRGQYFENPSPVNGRPFTEIARGTAEDIELALDAAHAAAPAWGATAAGERASVLNRIADRMEAHLEELAVAESWDNGKPVRETLAADIPLAIDHFRYFAGALRAQEGSLSEIDDDTVAYHFHEPLGVVAQIIPWNFPILMATWKLAPALAAGNAVVLKPAEQTPASIHVWLSLVADLLPPGVVNIVNGFGAEAGKPLASSPRVAKIAFTGETTTGRLIMQYASENIKPVTLELGGKSPNIFFDDVWSENDDFRDKALEGFTMFALNQGEVCTCPSRALIQRGHYSEFLEAGIARTEKIVPGHPLDTDTMIGAQASNDQLQKILSYLDIGQQEGAKVLSGGQKVEYDGELAGGYYVQPTIFEGDNRMRVFQEEIFGPVVAVTSFSDFDDAISTANDTLYGLGAGVWTRDINTAYRAGRAIQAGRVWTNCYHAYPAHAAFGGYKQSGIGRENHKMMLEHYQQTKNLLVSYSAKKLGFF; from the coding sequence ATGACCCGTTACGCTGCGCCGGGCACCGAGGACGCCATCGTCTCGTACGAGTCCCGCTACGACCACTGGATCGGCGGCGCCTACGTCCCGCCGACCCGCGGCCAGTACTTCGAGAACCCGAGCCCCGTCAACGGCCGCCCGTTCACCGAGATCGCCCGCGGCACCGCCGAGGACATCGAACTCGCCCTGGACGCGGCACACGCCGCCGCCCCCGCCTGGGGAGCCACGGCCGCCGGCGAGCGCGCGTCGGTCCTCAACCGGATCGCCGACCGGATGGAGGCGCATCTGGAGGAGCTGGCGGTCGCCGAGAGCTGGGACAACGGCAAGCCGGTGCGGGAGACGCTGGCCGCCGACATCCCGCTCGCCATCGACCACTTCCGGTACTTCGCGGGTGCGCTGCGGGCCCAGGAGGGCTCGCTCAGCGAGATCGACGACGACACCGTGGCGTACCACTTCCACGAACCGCTCGGTGTGGTCGCTCAGATCATTCCGTGGAACTTCCCGATCCTGATGGCGACCTGGAAGCTGGCCCCGGCGCTCGCCGCGGGCAACGCGGTGGTCCTCAAGCCGGCCGAGCAGACCCCGGCCTCCATTCATGTGTGGCTGAGCCTGGTCGCCGATCTGCTGCCGCCGGGTGTCGTCAACATCGTCAACGGGTTCGGCGCGGAGGCCGGCAAGCCGCTCGCCTCCAGCCCGCGGGTCGCGAAGATCGCCTTCACCGGCGAGACCACGACCGGGCGGCTGATCATGCAGTACGCCTCCGAGAACATCAAGCCGGTGACGCTGGAGCTGGGTGGCAAGTCGCCGAACATCTTCTTCGACGACGTCTGGTCGGAGAACGACGACTTCCGCGACAAGGCCCTCGAAGGGTTCACGATGTTCGCCCTCAACCAGGGCGAGGTGTGCACCTGTCCGTCGCGTGCGCTGATCCAGCGCGGGCACTACAGCGAGTTCCTGGAAGCAGGCATCGCCCGCACCGAGAAGATCGTGCCGGGCCACCCGCTGGACACGGACACCATGATCGGCGCGCAGGCCTCCAACGACCAGCTGCAGAAGATCCTTTCCTATCTGGACATCGGCCAGCAGGAGGGTGCAAAGGTGCTGTCGGGCGGTCAGAAGGTCGAGTACGACGGCGAGCTGGCGGGCGGCTACTACGTCCAGCCGACCATTTTCGAGGGCGACAACCGGATGCGGGTCTTCCAGGAGGAGATCTTCGGCCCGGTCGTCGCGGTGACGTCCTTCTCGGACTTCGACGACGCGATCAGCACGGCGAACGACACGCTGTACGGCCTCGGGGCAGGCGTCTGGACCCGGGACATCAACACCGCGTACCGGGCGGGCCGCGCGATCCAGGCAGGCCGGGTCTGGACGAACTGCTACCACGCCTACCCCGCGCATGCGGCCTTCGGCGGCTACAAGCAGTCCGGGATCGGCAGGGAGAACCACAAGATGATGCTGGAGCACTACCAGCAGACGAAGAACCTTCTGGTGTCGTACTCCGCGAAGAAGCTCGGCTTCTTCTAG
- a CDS encoding phosphate ABC transporter ATP-binding protein: protein MPSPGPASLEARNISAWFGTHKVLERVSLDMPAGEVTSLIGPSGCGKSTFLRTLNRMHELIPSAQFGGEVLFEGEDIYAPGRRLTDARRNIGMVFQKPNPFPAMSIYDNVVAGLRLTGVRAGRREKDQLVEECLTRAGLWKEVRDRLRQPGGALSGGQQQRLCIARALAVRPRVLLMDEPCSALDPTSTRRVEETILDLADDVTVVIVTHNMQQAARVSQRCAFFLAEQGTPGGIVEYGPTAKIFGTPEDVRTADYVAGRFG, encoded by the coding sequence GTGCCGTCTCCCGGGCCCGCCTCGCTGGAGGCCCGCAACATCTCCGCCTGGTTCGGCACCCACAAGGTGCTGGAACGGGTCTCCCTCGACATGCCCGCCGGTGAGGTCACCTCCCTCATCGGCCCTTCCGGCTGCGGCAAGTCGACCTTCCTGCGCACTCTGAACCGGATGCACGAGCTGATCCCCTCCGCGCAGTTCGGCGGCGAGGTCCTGTTCGAGGGCGAGGACATCTACGCGCCCGGGCGCCGTCTCACCGACGCCCGCCGCAACATCGGCATGGTCTTCCAGAAGCCCAACCCGTTCCCGGCCATGTCCATCTACGACAATGTGGTCGCCGGACTCCGCCTTACCGGGGTCCGCGCCGGGCGCCGTGAGAAGGACCAGCTGGTCGAGGAGTGCCTGACCCGCGCCGGCCTGTGGAAGGAAGTACGCGACCGGCTCCGCCAGCCGGGCGGCGCGCTGTCCGGTGGTCAGCAGCAGCGCCTGTGCATCGCCCGCGCCCTGGCCGTACGGCCCCGCGTGCTCCTGATGGACGAGCCCTGCTCCGCCCTTGACCCGACCTCCACCCGCCGGGTCGAGGAGACGATCCTGGACCTGGCGGACGACGTCACGGTCGTCATCGTCACCCACAACATGCAGCAGGCCGCCCGAGTCTCCCAGCGGTGTGCCTTCTTCCTGGCCGAGCAGGGCACCCCCGGCGGCATCGTCGAGTACGGCCCGACCGCGAAGATATTCGGCACCCCAGAGGACGTGCGCACCGCCGATTACGTCGCCGGCCGTTTCGGCTGA
- a CDS encoding sortase, with translation MVAVQTPPRTPVPGAPTPALRLPPTRHLARGMLLTLAALLLGLVVQILLVSPLQYRAAQQSAFDALRASLAEGTAPVAQTDQQGHLLAPGTPVALIDIPRLHLHHVTVLEGTDSHVLSEGPGHRRDTPMPGQAGSSVLFGRAAAYGGPFGNLRTLVAGDTLTLTTGQGKATYRVLGVRRAGDPAPAPAAAGKGRLVLVTATGHLYQPSGILRVDADLVSGVSETPPPTIVPGSLPDSEQPLASTDGVPWELVMWLQALVVVAIASVWAWHRWGRHQTWIVCAPVMAVLGLQVAGQVTQLLPNLL, from the coding sequence ATGGTCGCCGTACAGACCCCACCCCGCACGCCTGTGCCGGGCGCGCCGACACCCGCGCTGCGCCTACCGCCCACCCGGCACCTCGCGCGCGGGATGCTGCTCACGCTCGCCGCCCTCCTGCTGGGCCTGGTCGTCCAGATCCTGCTGGTCAGTCCTCTCCAGTACCGTGCCGCGCAGCAGTCGGCGTTCGACGCGCTGCGAGCCTCCCTCGCCGAGGGCACCGCGCCAGTCGCCCAGACCGACCAGCAGGGCCACCTGCTGGCTCCGGGCACTCCGGTCGCCCTGATCGACATCCCCCGGCTTCACCTTCACCACGTCACCGTCCTGGAGGGCACCGACTCGCACGTCCTGAGCGAGGGACCCGGCCACCGCCGGGACACTCCGATGCCCGGACAGGCAGGGTCCAGCGTGCTGTTCGGCCGTGCGGCCGCGTACGGGGGCCCCTTCGGCAACCTGCGCACGCTCGTCGCCGGCGACACGCTGACCCTCACCACCGGGCAGGGCAAAGCCACCTACCGCGTCCTCGGTGTCCGCCGGGCCGGCGACCCCGCGCCGGCCCCTGCCGCCGCGGGCAAGGGACGGCTGGTCCTGGTCACCGCGACCGGCCACCTGTACCAGCCGTCCGGCATCCTGCGCGTGGACGCCGACCTGGTGTCCGGCGTCTCGGAGACCCCGCCCCCCACCATCGTGCCCGGATCGCTCCCCGACTCCGAACAGCCCCTCGCCAGCACCGACGGCGTCCCCTGGGAACTGGTGATGTGGCTTCAGGCCCTCGTCGTCGTCGCGATCGCCTCGGTGTGGGCCTGGCACCGGTGGGGCCGGCACCAGACCTGGATCGTGTGCGCCCCTGTCATGGCCGTCCTGGGACTCCAGGTCGCCGGCCAGGTCACCCAGCTGCTCCCCAACCTTCTCTGA
- a CDS encoding ArsR/SmtB family transcription factor — protein MADDRLSRVFSALADPTRRDIVARLADGDATVNELAEPYDVTVQAVSKHIKVLEDAGLVSRSRDAQRRPVRLEGEVFDLMAKWIERYRREAEVRFRQLDAVLEQMEEQPATGTPRKKAAS, from the coding sequence ATGGCCGACGACCGGCTGTCCCGGGTCTTCTCCGCTCTGGCCGACCCGACCCGGCGCGACATCGTGGCCAGGCTGGCCGACGGGGATGCCACGGTCAACGAACTGGCCGAGCCGTACGACGTGACCGTGCAGGCCGTGTCCAAGCACATCAAGGTTCTGGAAGACGCCGGTCTGGTCAGTCGCAGCAGGGACGCTCAGCGGCGGCCCGTCCGCCTTGAGGGAGAGGTCTTCGACCTGATGGCGAAATGGATCGAACGTTACCGGCGCGAGGCGGAGGTCCGTTTCCGTCAGCTCGATGCCGTCCTCGAGCAGATGGAGGAACAGCCGGCGACGGGCACCCCGAGGAAGAAGGCGGCATCATGA
- a CDS encoding dienelactone hydrolase family protein — protein sequence MPTKTLQIPTTDGQADAFATFPDHGERRPGVLMYADGFGIRPVLREMARELAGHGYYVLVPNLFYRHGPAPLIELPDRIGEEVRPALMAQLMPLIEAHTAERVLRDADAYLRFLTTQPEVAAGPVAVTGYCIGGLLAMRTAAAHPGQVAAVAAFHGPVGADGPDILAEITAQVHFGHAESDLTPEALSELNRALDAAKVDYTSEIYPGTVHGFTMSDTDAFDPTGLQRHWDRLLPLLDRTLANS from the coding sequence ATGCCCACCAAGACGCTGCAGATTCCCACCACGGATGGCCAGGCCGACGCCTTCGCCACCTTCCCCGACCACGGCGAGCGGCGCCCAGGGGTGCTGATGTACGCGGATGGCTTCGGCATCCGGCCCGTGCTGCGGGAGATGGCCCGCGAACTGGCCGGGCACGGGTACTACGTACTCGTGCCCAACCTCTTCTACCGGCACGGCCCGGCACCGCTGATCGAACTTCCTGACCGCATCGGAGAAGAGGTCCGGCCCGCGCTCATGGCCCAGCTGATGCCGTTGATCGAGGCACACACCGCCGAACGCGTACTGCGTGACGCCGACGCCTACCTCAGGTTCCTCACCACCCAGCCCGAGGTCGCCGCCGGGCCGGTCGCGGTGACCGGCTACTGCATAGGCGGCCTCCTGGCGATGCGCACCGCCGCGGCCCACCCCGGCCAGGTGGCCGCCGTCGCCGCATTCCACGGTCCCGTGGGCGCGGACGGGCCCGACATCCTCGCCGAGATCACCGCCCAGGTCCACTTCGGCCACGCCGAAAGCGACCTGACGCCCGAGGCCCTGAGCGAGCTCAACCGGGCCTTGGACGCCGCGAAGGTCGACTACACCTCCGAGATCTACCCCGGCACCGTCCACGGGTTCACCATGTCCGACACCGACGCCTTCGACCCCACCGGACTGCAGCGCCACTGGGACCGCCTGCTCCCCCTCCTCGACCGCACACTGGCCAACAGCTGA
- a CDS encoding dienelactone hydrolase family protein has protein sequence MQFTSEQRLDDGVLEREFTLGEIPGILWTPGSASAPAPLILLGHPGGLHKMYPRLAARARHSAAEGFAAATIELPGSGDRPRSAAAEQARADLRRALEAGEPVDDEIVDRLVLPLVDKAVPEWQTTLDALLSLPEIGGPVGYSGGVIAIGTRLAVVEPRISAAVLFAGSFVPRALFEEARQVTIPLHVLLQWDDEGNDRQQALDLFDAFGSKEKTLHANLGGHTGVPQFAGDAAAQFFTRHLS, from the coding sequence ATGCAATTCACTTCCGAACAACGCCTCGACGACGGCGTCCTCGAACGCGAATTCACCCTCGGCGAGATCCCCGGGATCCTGTGGACGCCCGGATCCGCATCCGCACCGGCGCCGCTGATCCTGCTCGGCCACCCCGGCGGACTGCACAAGATGTACCCCCGACTGGCGGCCCGGGCCCGGCACTCAGCGGCGGAGGGCTTCGCCGCGGCCACCATCGAGCTCCCCGGAAGCGGTGACCGGCCCCGTTCAGCCGCCGCCGAGCAGGCCCGCGCCGACCTGCGCCGGGCGCTGGAGGCCGGCGAGCCGGTCGACGACGAGATCGTGGACCGGCTCGTCCTCCCGCTGGTCGACAAGGCGGTCCCGGAATGGCAGACCACCCTGGACGCCCTCCTTTCGCTGCCCGAGATCGGCGGCCCGGTCGGGTACTCGGGGGGAGTGATCGCCATCGGGACCCGGCTGGCAGTGGTCGAGCCGCGCATCTCGGCCGCCGTTCTGTTCGCCGGGAGTTTCGTGCCTCGCGCCCTGTTCGAGGAGGCCCGGCAGGTCACCATTCCGCTGCACGTCCTGCTGCAGTGGGACGACGAAGGAAACGACCGGCAGCAAGCCCTGGACCTGTTCGACGCCTTCGGCTCCAAGGAGAAGACGCTGCACGCCAATCTGGGCGGGCACACCGGCGTCCCGCAGTTCGCGGGGGACGCCGCGGCCCAGTTCTTCACACGGCATCTGAGCTAG